CGCCGCATCCGGGAGAACCGTTCCCCCGCAAAACAATTCGGCGCCGATGCGCGCCGGTGACCCCACGCTGCCCGACGCGACCCGACTGGCCGCGCTGCGGATGGCGTTCATCGCACCCGACCATGCCGCCTCGACCTGGCTCACCGGCTGGTATCCGGAAACCCTTGCGATGCAGGTGGACTGGGTGCGCCGCACGGACGTCGCGCGCTACTGGGGCGCCGGAAACGCGCCGGTGTTCGAGATCATCGCCGCCCTCGACCCGTTTCACAAGCGCAACGAGTGGGGCGATATGCGAGCCCGCTACGGCGATCAAATCACCAGCACTGTCATCGACGATGCCAGCCACGCCCTGTCCCCGAACCGCCCGCCGCGGTTGCCGCCGCAGTCATCGAGTACCTGAACACCGTCGGCCACGTCGCCGTTCGCTGAGAACACGCAGGGAACCGAGTCACATCACCTACGATGCTGCCATGGGTCGGTGGGAGTCCGAAATGGTCCACTATCGCCGCGAGCGCGGCGATCGTCCTCATCTGGCCGCGATCGCGGTTAGCGGGTTCATGATCAAGCAGCACCACGATGCCGTGAAAAAGCGTCAACGCGCGGCCGAGTGCGCTGCCGCCGCGCGGCAAGCCGCCGTAACGCCGACAACGCTGACCTTCGATGACGCCAAGAAGGGGGCGCAGGCAGTCGCGGTGGACTCGGACACGGTGACGGCCGATTCGGCGGTGGTGCCGGCCGCATCCGTGACCACAGATAAAGCATCGGTCGAAGAGCCGACCGGGGTCGGGCAGACCGCTGGCGCCAAAAAGGCCGAAGGCACAACGGAAGACGGCGCATCGCCCGTTCGGAGTTCACTCCCGTTGGGGGCGCCATGACGCGCAGCGTGGAACCCAATGACATTCATTCGATGGTGATTGCCTCGGACTACCGGATCCCCGATCCGACGCGGGTGTTGCCCTTCATCGAGCGTAATAAAGCGGCGCTCTCCGAAATCGGAGCACACCACGTTCTGGTCTACACCTCGAACCACGACTACGGTCGCGTGCTGGTCATGATCGGAGTCCACAGCCGCGAGCCGATCGTGGAGCTGCTTCGCTCACGCGTCTTCTTCGACTGGTTCGACGAGGCCGGTATCGAGGACATCCCAGCGGTTTTCGCCGGGGAGATCATCGACAGGTTCGTGCCGACACCGCAGTCGAATCCGTCGGCGCCCGGCGTCGTGGTCGCCGCCATCGCGTCGGTCGACGATGTGGCGATCCTGACCGCCGAAGTCGGCTCGGCGATGGACAGGTTCGCGGCGGCCGGCATCCGAAAGACCTGGGTGTTTCAGGCTTTCGACGATGACCACGAGGTGCTGATCCTGCAGGAGTTCGCCGACGAACACTGCGCACGCGAGTGGATCGAGCACCCAGATGCCGCCGCCCAGTGGATGTCCCGGGCGGGGGTGGGGGCCTACCCGCCGCTGTTCGTTGGCCAGATGTTCGACATCATGCGTATCGAGGCTTGAGTGAGCGGACCACTCGGTGTTCGTATGTCTGTGTAACGGAGTCACCAGTCAAACGGTGTCCGAGTGTGTCGCGGCCGGGGCGTCGACTACCAAGGCCGTTGCGCATGCCTGCGGGGCCGGCTCGGACTGCGGTCGTTGTCGCCGCACCATTCAAGCAATACTCAAATCGTCACAGCCCCGGTCGAAGGGCTGATTCAGCGACGCCTGCTGCCATCCGGCGACATGGGCGCAACGAGGTCGACCAGCAGCGGCGGAATCTCCATGCGCGGCAAGACCACTTCGACGAGCACCATGCGATCCTGATGCCCCGCGGCCGCGGTCAGCGCGTCGTCGAGTTCGCCATAGTTGTGCGCGCGGAAGGCGAGGTGATCGACAACGCCCAGCGCGTTGGGAATGTCGGTCCAGCTCCAGCTGGCGATGTCGTTGTAGGGCGCCGTCTCCCCGTGGATCGCCCGTTCGACCGTGTAGCCGTCGTTGTTGACCACCACGATGACGGGCGACAGCCCTTCGCGAAAGAATGTGCCGAGTTCCTGCACGGTCAGTTGCGCGGCGCCGTCACCGATCAGCAACACCGACCGTCGGTCCGGGTGCGCGACCGCCGCGCCGAGCGCCGCGGGCAACGTGTAACCGATTGAGCCCCAAAGGGGTTGGCCGATAAACGTGACCCCCTTGGGCAGCCGGTGGTCGGCCATCCCGTAGAAGGAG
The Mycobacterium sp. 050128 genome window above contains:
- a CDS encoding (2Fe-2S)-binding protein, yielding MFVCLCNGVTSQTVSECVAAGASTTKAVAHACGAGSDCGRCRRTIQAILKSSQPRSKG
- a CDS encoding fatty-acid--CoA ligase encodes the protein MEPNDIHSMVIASDYRIPDPTRVLPFIERNKAALSEIGAHHVLVYTSNHDYGRVLVMIGVHSREPIVELLRSRVFFDWFDEAGIEDIPAVFAGEIIDRFVPTPQSNPSAPGVVVAAIASVDDVAILTAEVGSAMDRFAAAGIRKTWVFQAFDDDHEVLILQEFADEHCAREWIEHPDAAAQWMSRAGVGAYPPLFVGQMFDIMRIEA